A single Kribbella aluminosa DNA region contains:
- a CDS encoding TetR/AcrR family transcriptional regulator, giving the protein MLTAKGVATRERIVAAAAAEIREHGVGAVKLDDVGRRSRTGKSQLFHYFPDGKEQLLLAVAEREAEQVLDDQEPHLGQLTSWDAWRDWRDGVVEKYRRQGVNCPLGVLITEIGRRTPAAQTVTGQLLAQWERRRSRAVSRS; this is encoded by the coding sequence GTGCTGACGGCGAAGGGCGTGGCGACGCGGGAGCGGATCGTGGCGGCGGCTGCCGCGGAGATTCGGGAGCATGGGGTCGGTGCGGTCAAGCTCGACGACGTCGGCCGGCGCAGCCGGACCGGGAAGAGCCAGCTGTTCCACTACTTCCCGGACGGGAAGGAACAGTTGCTGCTCGCGGTCGCCGAGCGCGAGGCCGAGCAGGTGCTCGACGACCAGGAGCCGCACCTCGGCCAGCTCACCAGCTGGGACGCCTGGCGCGACTGGCGTGACGGGGTCGTGGAGAAGTACCGGAGGCAGGGCGTGAACTGCCCGCTCGGCGTACTGATCACGGAGATCGGCCGCCGTACCCCGGCCGCGCAGACGGTGACCGGGCAGCTGCTCGCGCAGTGGGAGCGGCGGCGATCCAGGGCGGTGTCGCGATCCTGA
- a CDS encoding NAD-dependent epimerase/dehydratase family protein, which yields MSEQRRVAVTGSSGKLGRAVVDHLVANGWDVVALDQAPPARADVTSTRLDLTDFGQTFEAIAGIDDRHDGVDAVVHLAAIPAPGLRPNAATFQNNMTATYNVFSAALRAGVRNIVWASSETVLGLPFDEFPPYVPVDEDYPPRPNSTYSLVKTLEEELARQLCRWHPDLKLIGLRFSNVMYPEDYARFPSFDADAQARKWNLWGYIDARDGAQAVRKALEYDVTGTDVFIVANADTVMSRPNEELLAEVFPGVAVKRQVGPNETLLSIEKARRLLGYEPEYSWRGPNGNSVSGS from the coding sequence GTGAGTGAACAGAGGCGGGTTGCGGTCACCGGGAGCAGTGGGAAGCTCGGCCGGGCCGTCGTCGATCATCTGGTGGCGAACGGGTGGGACGTGGTCGCCCTGGACCAGGCTCCACCGGCGCGGGCGGACGTGACGTCGACCCGGCTGGATCTGACCGATTTCGGCCAGACCTTCGAGGCGATCGCGGGCATCGACGACCGGCACGACGGTGTCGACGCGGTCGTGCACCTGGCCGCGATCCCGGCGCCGGGTCTCCGGCCGAACGCCGCGACGTTCCAGAACAACATGACGGCCACCTACAACGTGTTCTCGGCCGCGCTGAGGGCCGGTGTCCGGAACATCGTGTGGGCGTCGAGCGAGACCGTGCTGGGCCTGCCGTTCGACGAGTTCCCGCCGTACGTGCCGGTGGACGAGGACTACCCGCCGCGGCCGAACAGCACCTACTCCCTGGTCAAGACGCTCGAGGAGGAGCTGGCCCGGCAGCTGTGCCGGTGGCATCCGGACCTGAAGCTGATCGGACTGCGGTTCTCGAACGTGATGTATCCCGAGGACTACGCTCGCTTCCCGTCGTTCGACGCCGACGCTCAGGCCCGCAAGTGGAACCTGTGGGGCTACATCGACGCCCGCGACGGCGCACAAGCCGTCCGCAAGGCCCTCGAGTACGACGTGACCGGGACGGACGTGTTCATCGTCGCCAATGCCGACACGGTGATGTCCCGGCCCAACGAGGAACTGCTCGCCGAGGTGTTCCCGGGCGTTGCGGTGAAGCGGCAGGTCGGCCCGAACGAGACGCTGCTCTCGATCGAGAAGGCCCGCCGCCTGCTCGGTTACGAACCTGAGTACTCCTGGCGGGGCCCGAACGGGAACAGCGTGTCCGGGTCGTAG
- the cpt gene encoding chloramphenicol phosphotransferase CPT: protein MTARLIIINGGSSSGKTGIVRCLQAVLPDPWLALSVDDFVDALPAVMEGGIELGPDGEVSVGPAFRELEAAWTAGIVAMCRAGGRVIVDDVFLGGVSSQQRWRDAIGDLETVFVGVHCAPEIAAGRELARGDRTRGMAEQQAYVVHEGVTYDVEVDSSHTESIDCARQIANHLL from the coding sequence GTGACGGCGCGACTGATCATCATCAACGGCGGCTCCAGCTCCGGGAAGACCGGGATCGTCCGGTGCCTGCAGGCGGTACTGCCCGACCCGTGGCTCGCCCTCAGCGTTGACGACTTCGTCGACGCGCTGCCCGCGGTGATGGAGGGCGGCATCGAGCTCGGCCCGGACGGCGAGGTGTCCGTCGGCCCGGCCTTCCGCGAACTGGAAGCGGCCTGGACCGCCGGCATCGTCGCGATGTGCCGTGCCGGCGGCCGCGTGATCGTCGACGACGTGTTCCTCGGCGGCGTCTCCTCGCAGCAACGCTGGCGCGACGCTATCGGCGACCTGGAGACGGTCTTCGTCGGCGTCCACTGCGCCCCCGAGATCGCCGCCGGCCGAGAACTCGCCCGCGGCGACCGCACCCGCGGCATGGCCGAGCAACAGGCGTACGTCGTCCACGAGGGTGTCACGTACGACGTAGAAGTAGACAGCTCCCACACAGAGTCGATCGACTGCGCCCGCCAGATCGCCAACCACCTGCTCTAG
- a CDS encoding VOC family protein: MAIFRLNHAVLYVRDVEASVAFYRDVLGFGYTETGDAIPGAAFLRAPGSTNDHDLGLFQIGSQAGPSGAGRTTVGLYHLAWEVDTLGDLESLAGALSAAGALVGASDHGTTKSLYGKDPDGLEFEVVWIIPADLLTDDDRTKTGVARLDLPAELAKYGREARSGVGISRVH; this comes from the coding sequence ATGGCGATCTTCCGGTTGAACCACGCGGTGTTGTACGTACGTGACGTCGAGGCGAGCGTCGCGTTCTACCGAGACGTGCTCGGTTTCGGGTACACCGAGACCGGCGACGCGATCCCCGGTGCGGCCTTCCTGCGCGCGCCCGGGTCGACCAACGACCACGACCTCGGCCTGTTCCAGATCGGCTCCCAGGCAGGCCCGTCGGGCGCCGGGCGGACCACCGTCGGGCTCTACCACCTGGCCTGGGAGGTCGACACCCTCGGCGACCTCGAGTCCCTGGCCGGGGCCCTGAGCGCGGCCGGTGCGCTCGTCGGTGCGTCCGACCACGGCACGACCAAGTCCCTGTACGGCAAGGACCCGGACGGGCTCGAGTTCGAGGTGGTCTGGATCATCCCGGCCGACCTGCTCACCGACGACGACCGCACCAAGACCGGCGTCGCCCGGCTGGACCTCCCCGCGGAGCTGGCCAAGTACGGCCGGGAGGCCCGCAGCGGCGTCGGGATCTCGCGGGTGCACTGA
- a CDS encoding GMC family oxidoreductase, protein MHLTEQQRSELERLAESVVPGEGWRRRVVGFVERVLTEDRPDWSDRVEQALAGVDRDWLVRLVAQGYYAEPAAWDSVGWRTGEFAAVRTELKVTPRDAIAERYDCVVIGSGAGGGAAAQVLAESGRSVLVVELGSYPSTESLAHDHLRNPRSSLGLPAPTDPDPAGRPRVAVVDGVRQQVLPSDGAWGNNAFTVGGGTRVYGAQAWRFVPRDFRMATTYGVPDGSSLADWPISYDDLEPYYSLAEQRFGVSGGGTDPWHEPRSIPLPMPPMPRTVAADLLAGAAGRLGWGTLDVPLLINSVDYQGRSGCVRCGQCVGFACPVEAKGGTHNTALPAALATGNCTLVTETTAERLVTDTTGRVVGVALVSADGRRTVSCDEVVIAAGASETPRLLLNSAHDGEPNGIGNNQDQVGRHLQAHVYAGAVGLFDDEVADLVGPGVSIATCDFRHGNDGIVGGGMLANEFVPTPAATYDYLTSAGLIPAAGAESLHAMRHAVRRMLRVVGPIQEVTSAESRVRVDPSVVDRYGNPVLVTSGSIHPEDARAHGFMSAKARVWLEEAGAARTSVGELGSLAHPSTGQHQAGTCRMGDDPARSVTDPHGRLWGHGNVWIADASVHVTNGGVNPVLTVLATALRTAEGIVGTLKRT, encoded by the coding sequence GTGCACCTGACTGAACAGCAGCGGAGTGAGCTCGAGCGGTTGGCGGAGTCGGTGGTGCCGGGGGAGGGGTGGCGCCGGCGGGTGGTGGGGTTTGTCGAGCGGGTGCTGACCGAGGATCGGCCGGACTGGAGTGATCGGGTCGAGCAGGCGTTGGCCGGGGTCGATCGCGACTGGCTGGTGCGGCTGGTCGCGCAGGGGTACTACGCGGAGCCGGCGGCGTGGGACAGCGTTGGGTGGCGGACGGGGGAGTTCGCCGCGGTGCGCACGGAGCTGAAGGTGACGCCGCGGGACGCGATCGCCGAGCGGTACGACTGTGTGGTGATCGGGTCGGGCGCCGGTGGTGGCGCGGCGGCTCAGGTGCTGGCGGAGTCGGGGCGTTCGGTGCTGGTCGTCGAGCTGGGCAGTTACCCGTCGACGGAGTCGCTCGCGCACGATCATCTGCGGAACCCCCGGTCGTCGCTCGGGCTGCCCGCGCCGACCGATCCGGATCCGGCCGGGCGGCCACGGGTCGCGGTCGTGGACGGCGTACGGCAGCAGGTGTTGCCGTCCGACGGCGCCTGGGGGAACAACGCGTTCACGGTCGGCGGCGGGACCCGGGTGTACGGCGCGCAGGCCTGGCGGTTCGTGCCGCGGGACTTCCGGATGGCCACGACGTACGGCGTACCGGACGGCAGTTCGCTCGCGGACTGGCCGATCTCGTACGACGACCTGGAGCCGTACTACTCGCTGGCGGAGCAGCGGTTCGGGGTCAGCGGCGGCGGAACGGACCCGTGGCACGAGCCGCGGTCGATCCCGCTGCCGATGCCGCCGATGCCGCGCACCGTGGCGGCCGACCTGCTGGCCGGAGCGGCCGGGCGGCTGGGCTGGGGCACGCTCGACGTACCGCTGCTGATCAACTCGGTCGACTACCAAGGACGCTCCGGCTGTGTGCGGTGCGGGCAGTGCGTCGGGTTCGCCTGCCCGGTCGAGGCGAAGGGCGGAACGCACAACACCGCGCTGCCCGCCGCGCTCGCGACCGGGAACTGCACGCTCGTCACCGAGACCACCGCCGAGCGACTCGTCACGGACACGACCGGCCGCGTCGTCGGGGTCGCGCTGGTGAGCGCCGACGGTCGGCGGACGGTGTCATGCGACGAAGTGGTCATCGCTGCCGGCGCCTCCGAGACGCCGCGGCTGTTGCTGAACAGCGCGCACGACGGCGAGCCGAACGGGATCGGCAACAACCAGGACCAGGTCGGCCGGCACCTGCAGGCACATGTGTACGCCGGCGCGGTCGGGCTGTTCGACGACGAGGTGGCGGACCTCGTCGGGCCCGGTGTGTCGATCGCGACCTGCGACTTCCGGCACGGCAACGACGGGATCGTCGGCGGCGGGATGCTCGCCAACGAGTTCGTGCCGACGCCCGCGGCGACGTACGACTATCTGACCTCGGCCGGGCTGATCCCCGCGGCCGGTGCGGAGAGCCTGCACGCGATGCGGCACGCGGTACGCCGGATGCTCCGGGTCGTCGGGCCGATCCAGGAGGTGACGTCCGCGGAGTCCCGGGTGCGCGTCGATCCGTCGGTCGTCGACCGGTACGGGAACCCGGTCCTGGTGACGAGCGGGTCGATCCACCCCGAGGACGCCCGTGCGCACGGCTTCATGAGCGCCAAGGCCAGGGTCTGGCTGGAGGAGGCCGGCGCGGCCCGCACGTCCGTCGGTGAACTGGGGAGTCTGGCTCACCCGAGTACCGGGCAGCACCAGGCCGGGACATGCCGGATGGGCGACGACCCGGCCCGCTCCGTCACCGATCCACACGGCCGGCTCTGGGGCCACGGCAACGTGTGGATCGCCGACGCCTCGGTGCACGTCACCAACGGCGGCGTGAACCCGGTCCTCACCGTCCTGGCCACCGCACTGCGCACGGCCGAGGGGATCGTCGGCACTCTCAAAAGGACGTAG
- a CDS encoding DUF5997 family protein — MTARKSQTMKPATAAKKLDVYLPATPAEFQEGVVSRDELNALQADPPEWLRELRKNGPHPRPVVAARLGVSISGLARAGVTEALTTEEIDAIRDEDPDWLERERATQAEVRRQEADQKRP, encoded by the coding sequence ATGACGGCGCGTAAGTCTCAGACGATGAAACCGGCCACGGCGGCGAAGAAGCTGGACGTGTACCTGCCGGCCACTCCGGCCGAATTCCAGGAGGGCGTCGTCTCCCGGGACGAGCTGAACGCCCTGCAGGCCGACCCGCCCGAGTGGCTCCGCGAACTGCGGAAGAACGGGCCGCACCCGCGCCCGGTGGTTGCCGCCCGGCTCGGCGTCTCGATCAGCGGCCTGGCCCGGGCCGGGGTCACCGAGGCGCTGACCACCGAGGAGATCGACGCGATCCGCGACGAGGACCCGGACTGGCTGGAGCGCGAGCGCGCCACCCAGGCGGAGGTCCGCCGCCAGGAAGCCGACCAGAAGCGGCCCTAG
- a CDS encoding LysR substrate-binding domain-containing protein translates to MTGFRLGYVPGVTPAKWSRLWAERLPRIPLELVQVAAAEAPDLVRRAELDAVLLRLPIDRTGLHAIPLYVEQTVVVVPKDHLITAADEITTDDLADELMLHSQDDVLDWARPPGRLIEDRPARTADAIELVAMGTGLLVVPQSLARLHHRKDLTYRPLTGVPESQVALSWPEGATGELVEHLIGIVRGRTVNSTRGPAVPKRAAQKPARKTVQKTTQKTPQKKPRRRR, encoded by the coding sequence GTGACCGGATTCCGGCTGGGCTACGTCCCCGGCGTGACGCCCGCCAAATGGTCCCGGCTCTGGGCGGAGCGACTCCCCCGGATTCCGCTGGAGCTGGTCCAGGTCGCCGCCGCCGAAGCCCCGGACCTGGTCCGGCGCGCCGAGCTCGACGCCGTACTCCTCCGGCTCCCGATCGACCGCACCGGCCTGCACGCGATCCCGCTGTACGTCGAGCAGACGGTCGTCGTGGTACCGAAGGACCACCTGATCACGGCCGCCGACGAGATCACCACCGACGACCTCGCCGACGAACTGATGCTGCACTCGCAGGACGACGTCCTCGACTGGGCGCGGCCACCCGGCCGGCTGATCGAGGACCGCCCGGCGCGGACCGCGGACGCGATCGAGCTGGTTGCCATGGGCACCGGCCTGCTGGTGGTCCCGCAGTCGCTGGCCCGGCTGCACCATCGGAAGGATCTCACCTACCGGCCGCTGACCGGCGTACCGGAGTCGCAGGTCGCACTCAGCTGGCCCGAGGGCGCGACCGGCGAACTCGTCGAGCACCTGATCGGGATCGTCCGCGGCCGCACGGTGAACAGCACCCGCGGACCCGCCGTGCCGAAACGAGCCGCCCAGAAGCCGGCCCGGAAGACAGTGCAGAAGACAACGCAGAAGACACCACAGAAGAAACCTCGGCGCCGCCGCTAG
- a CDS encoding pyridoxal phosphate-dependent aminotransferase, protein MKLAGRMDRLGTESAFEVLAKAKALEATGREIVHLEIGEPDFDTPAHVIAAAQLALDKGFTHYVPAPGIPELRVAVADFLERTGRLRTAPDRVLITPGAKPIMFFTILALCEEGDEVLYPDPGFPMYASIASFAGAKPVPVPLREENGFVIDPDELRSLVTDRTKLLILNSPHNPCGSASTPEQLQAIAEIAIEHDLVVLSDEVYWALRYDGAHHSVLDLDGMAERTVLLDGWSKTFAMTGWRLGYGVFPEPLVEPVTRLMINSVSCTSAFSQHAAIAALEGPWDEVDRMREAFRERREVIVSGLNAVPGVSCVEPGGAFYAFPNITELGVPAATLSDRLLDEAGVACLPGTSFGAYGEGHLRFSYANSIDNLRRALDAFKVLVES, encoded by the coding sequence GTGAAACTTGCTGGTCGGATGGACCGGTTGGGGACCGAGTCGGCGTTCGAGGTGCTGGCCAAGGCCAAGGCACTGGAGGCGACCGGACGCGAGATCGTGCATCTCGAGATCGGTGAGCCGGACTTCGACACCCCGGCGCACGTGATCGCCGCGGCCCAGCTAGCGCTGGACAAAGGCTTCACGCACTACGTCCCAGCCCCTGGTATCCCCGAGCTCCGGGTCGCGGTCGCGGACTTCCTGGAACGCACCGGCCGGCTGCGGACGGCACCCGACCGGGTGCTGATCACGCCGGGTGCGAAGCCGATCATGTTCTTCACGATCCTGGCGCTCTGCGAGGAAGGCGACGAGGTCCTGTATCCGGACCCGGGGTTCCCGATGTACGCGTCGATCGCGTCCTTCGCCGGCGCGAAACCGGTCCCGGTGCCGCTGCGCGAGGAGAACGGGTTCGTCATCGACCCGGACGAACTGCGCTCGCTGGTCACCGATCGGACCAAACTGCTGATCCTCAACTCGCCGCACAACCCGTGCGGCAGCGCGTCGACACCCGAGCAGCTCCAGGCGATCGCCGAGATCGCGATCGAGCACGACCTGGTCGTCCTGAGCGACGAGGTCTACTGGGCCTTGCGGTACGACGGCGCCCACCACAGCGTGCTCGACCTCGACGGCATGGCGGAGCGGACCGTGCTGCTCGACGGCTGGTCGAAGACGTTCGCGATGACCGGCTGGCGACTGGGGTACGGCGTGTTCCCGGAGCCGCTCGTGGAGCCGGTGACGCGACTGATGATCAACTCGGTGTCGTGTACGTCGGCGTTCAGCCAGCACGCCGCGATCGCCGCCCTCGAGGGCCCGTGGGACGAGGTCGACCGGATGCGCGAGGCGTTCCGCGAACGGCGCGAGGTGATCGTCTCCGGGCTGAACGCCGTACCGGGTGTGTCCTGTGTCGAGCCCGGCGGCGCCTTCTACGCGTTCCCGAACATCACCGAGCTCGGCGTACCCGCGGCCACCCTGTCCGACCGCCTCCTGGACGAGGCCGGCGTCGCCTGCCTGCCCGGCACGTCGTTCGGCGCGTACGGCGAGGGCCACCTGCGGTTCTCGTACGCGAACTCGATCGACAACCTCCGCCGCGCCCTCGACGCCTTCAAGGTATTGGTGGAGTCATGA
- a CDS encoding TetR/AcrR family transcriptional regulator, which yields MEHQGRRERKKAEVRARISAVATGLFLERGFDEVSVSEVAEAADVARPTVFAHFARKEDLFFDRYPEAEALVVGAINDRTAGTSAVAALSELLIELSDQGHPLSAIRGRFRRFWEVVAESRPLQARARELLQHLEEAIAAAMERTGVPDPQLTAAVAVAAFRTVHLAAVRRILDGEDETPVARDYRARVISTLAAVDRLHG from the coding sequence GTGGAGCATCAGGGCCGCCGGGAGCGGAAGAAGGCCGAGGTCCGGGCGCGGATCTCGGCCGTCGCGACCGGGCTGTTCCTGGAGCGCGGGTTCGACGAGGTGTCGGTGTCCGAGGTCGCGGAGGCGGCCGATGTGGCGCGGCCGACCGTGTTCGCACACTTCGCCCGCAAGGAGGACCTGTTCTTCGACCGCTACCCGGAGGCCGAGGCACTGGTCGTTGGCGCGATCAACGATCGGACGGCCGGCACGTCGGCGGTGGCGGCGCTGTCGGAGCTGCTGATCGAGCTGTCCGACCAGGGTCATCCGCTGTCGGCGATCCGCGGGCGGTTCCGGCGGTTCTGGGAGGTGGTCGCCGAGTCGCGCCCGTTGCAGGCGCGCGCCCGGGAACTCCTGCAACACCTCGAGGAGGCGATCGCCGCCGCGATGGAGCGGACCGGCGTACCCGATCCGCAGCTCACCGCAGCAGTCGCCGTCGCTGCGTTCCGGACCGTGCATCTGGCAGCGGTACGGCGGATCCTGGACGGGGAGGACGAGACGCCCGTCGCCAGGGACTACCGCGCGCGGGTCATCAGCACGCTGGCGGCCGTGGATCGACTACACGGCTAG